Below is a window of Halarcobacter anaerophilus DNA.
CTTGTTCTCTTTTATTCTCTTTTGTTTTTTTAGCCTCTTTCCCTGCTTTTTTATCTTCTTCGCTTAACTCTTCCGTTACTTCTTCACTATAGTTTAAGAAAATTGGATAAGCAATATGATTAGAGTATTTTTTTACAATAGTTTCAACTCTGTATTTTGAAGTATAATCTTCTGCTTCTTCATCTTTAAGTTTGATATAAATTACCGTACCGCTTGTATCTTTAATGCAAGGATTTAGTTCAAATTCACCTGTTCCCGTACTTGTCCATTTGTAAGCTGTATCTTCACCTGCTTTTTTTGAGATTACATCTACTTTTTCTGCAACCATAAATACAGAATAAAACCCAACCCCGAATTGTCCGATAAGATTTGAATCTTTTTTTGCATCACCGGTTAAAGCTTCGACAAAAGATTTTGTACCAGATTTTGCAATAGTTCCTATTGAGTTGATTAAATCTTCTTCATTCATACCGATACCGTTATCGGCAATAGTAATTGATTTATCTTCTTCATCAAGTTTTATATTGATTTCACCTGACCAGTCTTCTGGAAGTTTTGCTTTTATATTTTCATCAGTTAGTTTTAAATAGTTTAATTTATCAATTGCATCACTTGCATTGGATACAAGTTCTCTTATAAAAATCTCTTTATTTGAATATAAAGAGTGTGTCATTAAATGTAATAGTTGTCCTACTTCTGTTTGAAATTGATGTTTTGCCATTAATCATTTCTCCTATAATTTTATTTTTATTATATGAAATTTTATCAAAACTTTATAAAAGGAAGCTAAAGTTTTGATACTTTTTAGCACTTTTTAGTTTAAAGTGCTAAAGTTAAGCTTTTTTAATGTTTTGATAAGATAGAATAATTTTCTATAAAGGATTAATATGGAAAATAAAAATTTTTTAAAAGACTTAGCAGAAGTTTACGATTTCCTAGATTCTCAAAAGGAGAGTGTAAACAAATTAATCACTTATGTGGAAAATAAAGAATATGACAAGTTAACTTTAATCGATAAATTTGCAGAAACCTTGAATCTTGAAATGCAAGAGGATTTAAGACTTGCTCTTGTTACAAGAGTAGTAAATTTAAGAGATGATTCTTTAGTTCAAGTTTTAAAAAAACTAGGTAAAAATGAAAATGAAATAATAGAACTTCAAGAAAAAGCTTACTGTTTTGTTCGTGATTTTTGGCATGAAAAACATAAAAATACAATAGATTATATAAAAACAAACAATCTTTTAACACCTTTTTATCAAGAAATTTTTGCAGGCGTTTACAATGTAGGACTTAAAATGTCATCTTGGCAGAGTGCTTGGACAAGACATATTATAAACGGTGTAAACAAAGAGCTTTTAGATATGTTTAACGGTGATGAAAACAAAGTATTTGAATACCTTGAAGAGAACTCTTTATTTGATATGGGACACAATAGTATAGTTGCGGATAGATCTTATTCAGCTTTGGTAAAAGATGAAAAAGGAAACTACTCTTCAAAAGCATACATTAAAGCTTTTAAAGAACAAACAACGGCTGTAGTTGACGCGTTGGAACATTTTGAAGAGAGATTAATAAATTTAGAAGATGAAATTTATGAACAAAAATGGAATTATATCCTTTATATTCAATCTTTAATAAAAGCATTTAGTGAAACCAAAGAGCATAAATTGGTTGAAAGATGGGCAGATGTAGACAGAGCTTGGATGAAGATAAAATCTCCGGTTCAAATAGGTCACCCACTTGAATATTATGAAGATCATTTTAGAAAAGCAGTTGCTTTGGAGTGGGATATTAGACTTACAAATCCCGAATTTACGCAAAATGATCACAGAGTAACAAAAATAAAATCAGCTTTTGAAAAGATTTTTGAAAGTTTAAAAGGTGAAAAAAAATATCAAGATATATATAACTTTTCTTTAAAATCATTGGATAAAGTACAACTTTATATAGGAAGACCTGCGCTGTTTTTCGGTGCAGAATTCAACGGTCTGTTTTCAGCACAAGTTGTACCAAATGATGAAATCGTTTCAAAAGAAGAGGGGAAAAAAATATTTGCATTTGCAGATGAAATTTTACAAACAAGTAGAGCAAAACCTTTTTTAAAACTTACTCAAGAGATTTTTGGACAAAAATTTTTAAGTGAAGACAGGACTTTTTTATTTAATGAACCCGAAGCCTGGCATCAAGTTTATGATATTACGACTATTGGGCATGAGTATGGACACATTTTATGGTGTGATGCTGAAACAGAAGCTGTTATGAACAAAACAGGAAACTTTAAAAATATAGAAGAGTTTAAAGCAACAACAGGCGGACTTATCTCTTTTTTCCTTGATGATTCAAATGATGAAAGAGATTTGGAAAAACAAGTTTTAATGGACACGATAAAAAGAGCTGTAGGCTTAATAGCATGGATGGAAGTTGATGAGGTTCAACCTTATTATTGTGAAGGGCTTATTCATCTAACGGCTTTATTTGAAACTAAAATTTTGGATTGGGCAGATGAAGAGTTGATAATTGATATCTCATCTGTAAAATATGAAAATCTTAAACAATGGTATGTAAAAACATATACAGATTTGGCTAAACACTATTTGGATAAAAAAGATGCAACACAGTTTTTAAACAGATTTGCAAAAAAAGATGAAAAATATTTTATGCCCATAAATCCAAAAATAAACTCTTTTGTAAAATACTATTTTAAAAGATATCAAGAAATAGGGCAAGAATTAGATACAGTTGATTCAAAAGAGAATTATATAAAATAGAAACTATAAAGTTTCTGTTTTATAGTAATGATTTTATCTCTTCTTCAATCTCTTCGGGTTTTGTAATTGAACCGTATCTTTTTAAAATATTTCCTTTCTTATCAACTAAAAATTTTGTAAAATTCCATTTTATAGCATCTATTCCAAGGGCTCCTGAAGCTTCACTTTTCAAATATTTATACAAAGGATCGGCATTTTGTCCATTTACATCAATTTTGGCAAACATATCAAATTTGACCCCAAAAGTTAAT
It encodes the following:
- the ciaB gene encoding invasion protein CiaB yields the protein MENKNFLKDLAEVYDFLDSQKESVNKLITYVENKEYDKLTLIDKFAETLNLEMQEDLRLALVTRVVNLRDDSLVQVLKKLGKNENEIIELQEKAYCFVRDFWHEKHKNTIDYIKTNNLLTPFYQEIFAGVYNVGLKMSSWQSAWTRHIINGVNKELLDMFNGDENKVFEYLEENSLFDMGHNSIVADRSYSALVKDEKGNYSSKAYIKAFKEQTTAVVDALEHFEERLINLEDEIYEQKWNYILYIQSLIKAFSETKEHKLVERWADVDRAWMKIKSPVQIGHPLEYYEDHFRKAVALEWDIRLTNPEFTQNDHRVTKIKSAFEKIFESLKGEKKYQDIYNFSLKSLDKVQLYIGRPALFFGAEFNGLFSAQVVPNDEIVSKEEGKKIFAFADEILQTSRAKPFLKLTQEIFGQKFLSEDRTFLFNEPEAWHQVYDITTIGHEYGHILWCDAETEAVMNKTGNFKNIEEFKATTGGLISFFLDDSNDERDLEKQVLMDTIKRAVGLIAWMEVDEVQPYYCEGLIHLTALFETKILDWADEELIIDISSVKYENLKQWYVKTYTDLAKHYLDKKDATQFLNRFAKKDEKYFMPINPKINSFVKYYFKRYQEIGQELDTVDSKENYIK